From the genome of Bombyx mori chromosome 7, ASM3026992v2:
ATGCATGCCGCGAAAGTATTCCGGTTGGCTCTTCGAAGTCTTGTCCAACGATGGAGGATTCTGGTCCTTGAGCTTCGATAGCTaacatagatagatatataacaCCAGTTACCAGTATAACACAGATAGATAGATAACACCAGTAGGACTGACCGATACAATCCACTGACATCCATTTTCTACCTCCACAGCACTTGAACAAGACGTATAAATGCAACGTCCCACTAGTCCTGATGAACTCCTTCAACACGGATGAAGACACCCAGAAGGTGATCAGGAAGTATAAGGGTCTGAAGCTGGACATCCACACCTTCAATCAGTCCTGCCACCCTCGTATTAACAGGGAGTCACTATTGCCCATCGCTCAGAACGGTGATGTTCAAGACGATATTGAATCGTAAGTTATTTTTTCTGTATTTGGGGTTTGACAAAGAGGGtagtcaggtttttttttactaatataaAGAATACGATTTGTGAATAATtgttttttggaaaatattttCGTGTTTTATACAATATGTTTTGgagttttgtaccgtatgttccatggggattGCTCTGAGGTATTATTCGAGATTTttccatctcgtttttaccatcggtCTGGCAATTTATTGGTTTGAGTTTTCATCTACACAATAAAACAGTGATACCAACCGATAAATAAgcatttaaaaactatttacatGCTAATAGCAAACTTAACTGATTAATTAGAAGAATCATTTTTTATCCTGAATTAAtcttattgttaattttatcaGAATATTAGGCCAGAGTAAGTTTATTATCATCGGTCGTGATGTATACGTGAGCAAGATTTTTAGTTAGTCGAGCCAGTCTTCGAGTTGATATAAATTACGTTCAAAGATTGCGTTTTATAGATAAACtagttgtacccgtccgcttcgctgggcatttaaaattaacaatattatttctcacccccacaaagattctcattattaacgcccccgcaactgatgtagggagtccaacactaacataaatattagcttatccattaagtacatgtattttctacatggataccaagtttcaagtcaatcgcatgcatggttcagtaattataacgaaacatccgtaaaaactactgtagtatattatagataaataaataatgtctgctaaaaaaatctataattaaaattacatcaaaaacaatttaactccACAGCTGGTATCCACCGGGTCACGGAGACTTCTACGAGTCATTCCACAATTCCGGTCTCCTACAGAAGTTCATCAACGAGGGTCGTACCTATTGCTTCATCAGCAACATCGACAACTTAGGAGCCACCGTTGACCTCAACATCTTAAGCCTGCTCCTCAACCCGGATCCTCTGCGGCCGGTTCCGGAGTTCGTCATGGAAGTGACCGACAAAACCCGTGCCGACGTCAAGGGAGGAACCCTCATACAATACGAAGACAAATTGCGGCTTTTAGAAATCGCCCAAGTGCCCAAAGAACGCGTTGACGATTTTAAATCTGTTAGCCAATTCAAGTTTTTCAACACGAACAACCTTTGGGCCAAATTGGACGCAGTTCAGCGGGTGGTCGACCAGGGGAGCCTCAACATGGAAATCATTGTCAACAACAAGCATCTATCGGACGGTATCAATGTGATTCAACTAGAGACGGCTGTGGGGGCCGCCATGAAGTGCTTCGAGGGTGGGATCGGCGTCAACGTGCCCCGCAGCAGGTTCTTGCCGGTCAAAAAGACCTCGGACTTGCTGTTGGTCATGTCCAACCTGTACAGCTTGTCCCACGGGTCCTTAGTCATGTCCTCTCAGAGGATGTTTGCCTCGACCCCCCTCGTCAAACTAGGAGACAATCATTTCGCTAAAGTCAAAGAGTACCTGAACAGGTTCGCGACCATACCGGATCTGATCGAACTGGACCATTTGACCGTTTCTGGCGACGTGACCTTCGGAAGAGGAGTGTCTTTGAAGGTAggacgattttttttgttacatttctGGCTTATTTGGTGTTAAGGGAAACCCGCAGCTTATCTTCTGTCATGGTGGAAGTTTTAAATGAATTGGAATACCTGATCGTGAGTAGGTGTATTCAGAAGTCGATGGATAGCATCTTGATCGTCCGGGACTACGAGAACTAAGGCAGTCGAAACGCCAAGAATAAAATGAGGACaataaaagcgagattaaatcttaaaagtacttttagttATGTGtaggagttttttttatatatttttttagcttaggtgggtggacgagctcacagcccacttgatgttaggtggttactggagcccatagacatctacaacgtgaatgcgccaaccaccttgtgatataagttctaaggtctcagtatagttacaacggctgccccacacttcaaaccgaaacgcattactgcttcacggcagaaataggcgggtttaATGAAATCACCACATCTGAAAGAGACTATAGAGTATTACGAAGTCACCAAGTGTTCCGAAGATTAAGCCGGTGCATTCCTATCTAGCGACGCGATTAAGCTTGGAATTCCTtagacaggtaccaattttcctaatgaaatacgtacttaacaggtGCTCACGAATGATTTACTCACGAGGATAACATTtcttactggttgtaggacgtcttgtgagtaggtaccacgacactgcctatttctgccgtgaagcagagtaaacttaattgaagttcaattaaaaacatcgaattgttgatgttaATAGCAAATAAAACCATGTCACCCCCCGATATGCAATTTGATTTGGTATGATTGtgttaaataatgtaatttgtcaCTTATCCCGCAGGGCACAGTGATCATAATCGCGAATCACGGCGACCGTATCGACATCCCATCGGGTGCGATTCTCGAAAACAAAATCGTTTCTGGAAACTTAAGGATTTTGGATCACTGATATATATACAGATTTATATATACACTCATCCATACAAACATATACACTCATCATACATATACACACATACCTATAAAGATACACAAACACGTACACAcattattataaacattaaattaaacacAGTTTTGTTTAGTGTTTGTAAGAACACTCACTTTTCTGAAAATTAAGAACTTCTTAGAAAAAAACGGAGCGAAAATTCCATTAAAACTATCGCATTTTTTaagtacaaaattaaatgatccATTTTgatttgtaactttttttttcataccttaGCGTTTTACAttgtattaattgtaatagTGTGTAATATGGTTAGGCTTTTTTGTACCTACATGTAGTCTGTGAATAGAAACAGCCAACAATATTATTTGAATCCTGAATCACGTTGTCAAGGAAACAACAAATGTTCAATTTTtagacaatttaaataaaagataatatttaatcatatttaatataatatgagaggtaatattatatattagtaaggcattaaaacgtaaaatattttaactttattcAGACAAAAATGCAATGAAtgcaaaatagtttaaaaattagaCATTTTCTTTCATAATCGGATTTCTAGTCGTTGGTTATGACGTCCCAATCATTTCGATTATATGTCAATAGAatcattaattaattgtaaaacatacataccaaaaatatttttataaatttattcttatttttatgaggtTTTGGCGCCTAAAACATCTGGGCATTAGCaaagtatttgttttttaaacaaatataaataaggCAAAGgtgtaatataaacaaacagcCACAGAAAAAGAGCATTTGTGGTGCTATTCGTGTTGTTTGTATCAATAGAGAATCTTGTTTGAGTTGGCAATAAAATCATTCTATTTGCAGTGACCATTTATGAGACAGTCAGACAACATATGAGAggaaaaacattattatacccgtttttttatataatttatttattagattttatttaaatatttttttataattctgctacatttacatacattacataataGTGATGGATTCCATAGTTGTaggtgaaattttaatttagttaaaatatttaaaataaaatatgtgccATTTTGGTTATAAttcgttttatttcttttagacAAGAATGCCGTTTTTATGGTGGGAGGaaaaattaaatcttaaatttCCTCCTATTAAAAACCTAACGCTGTCTTCTTTTTTGGTCTGGCAATCGAATTGTTGCCAGTGACGAGctctaaaaaaatttttcttttttgcttgtacgggtggacgagctcacagcccacctggtgttaagttgttactggagcccatagacatctacaacgtaaatgcgccacccaccttgagatataaattctaaggtctcaagtatagttacaacggctgccccacccttcataccgaatcgcattactgcttcacggcggaaataggcagggtagtggtacctacccccgtggactctcaagaggtcctaccaccagtataaaagaTTACCTATTAATTTTATGATGATTATAAGCATCCAGATAAAGAGGACACAAACCTGTTTATCACGTGGAtgttgcccgatgtgggaatccaACCCACGAACCTCGGCGCATCAGTCAGGAACGCGAATTACTGCACCATCGACttcctcatttttatattaatatacttaatattctGTTACACCAAAATGAATACGGATCGGACTAAGGTGAAGTTGATTTATACCAGATTTTAATCCAATAGATTTaatggatgaaattaaatgaaactagaTGAGATGAGATAAAATAGATGGTAGATGAGGTAAAACTGACTGCGACAACACAAATACTGCAGATCATATGATtctttgacgtgacaacgtcttataattcgatggagccggctgcacgcacgaaaaaacatgactcatgaggcgttacctcgctctgaggcgtattttcttatgacgtgtTCACGTTTAACTATCGCCAGTAAaccaactttacagacaaccgattttttttacgaAGGAAGGAGCACTGGTGGCCTGgtggccttttcagtttcacccggtcagggcgaacaaaggctcagccaggaggatgTATAATACAGTTGAGCAGAGCTATTTATTAAAGTTGTCTAgtaacatgaaaataaatatgcaGAAACCTATCAATAAAACATTAGGaataaaaattagtttaaatttataagtacgtgaaatattataataatagaaaatatcCTGTTGCACTGCAGTCTGTGTAGGAAAATTGACAAATATAACTTTCCGAACGTGATGTCTGATTTTATTAGGTCTGGAAGTCTGTATGGGCTCTACCGATCTTTGTcagtggaaaaaaaaacaaattaaatttaatattttattttatctgtaCATTGaggtttttggcgggaacgcgaggagcgaagttgtgtgaattgttttattttgtctatttagcgtttcttcgggtttaaatgtgtaataacggtggtttattaactgtttagtatatgtgaaagtgcacaaatgtgggaaaatgaaacaaagccgctggacgtagcttttcGGGATCCTTTAAAAATGTACtaaactttatttcattataatacaaattataaCCTAAGATATTTATTCTAGTCTAATTCAGTTGAGTTTCAGTACTACAAATTATGTCCATATTGACAACACGTTCTTTCTTCGTTCTTTTTATCACCGCACATTAATCATGACTTGCAAATTCGTAAAATTTTACTATAAGTACAATAAGGTCACGtttcaaaagattttttttttaattttattgcatagatgagtggtcgagcgcacagcccacctggtttcaagtggtaaccggagtccatagacatctacaacgtaaatgccgccacccaccttgagatatgggctCTAAAtcctcagtataattacaacggctgccccgcccttcaaaccgaaacgcattgcttcacggcagaaataggcagggtggtggtacctatccatgcggactcacaagagatcctaccaccagtaaaattctgTGAAAGGGTTATCGATTCTCAATCGGAATTTGacaaaaaatcgattattcataattttaatctaCGTTATCACAACTCTGTGGTCGGCTCTAGCGGAGTCTTGCTGGCTATCAAACTGACAACAGCGGATCCCAGAGCCATGGCGCTACTGGTGGCGCACATCGCCCACAGCGTGGGCCGGTGGAGGACGCACACACCTCCAGAGGAATACGCGCACGTCAGGTCTGGAATGAAACAAGTTCACCGCCAGGAAAAACAATGGACGCAAACATTTGTGGTCAAGATTCTTGTAAATTAGGAGACCGGTAATGGCACATTGTCATCTAAAGAAGTTTTTCTTTACTGCACAGATAGCTAGatagcacacctggtgttaagtggttaccggagcccatagacatctataacgtaaataccgccgcccatcttgagatatgagttctaaggtctcagtatagttataacggctgctccagacttcaaaccgaaacgcattactgcttcacgacagaaataggcagggtggtggtacctatccgtgcgggctcacaagaaatcccaccaccaccagtaattacacaaattataattttgcgggcttgatttttattacacgactaactgtacccgtccgccTTGCtggatatttaaaattaacattattatttctcacccccacaaagattctcatcatgaaggcccccgcaactgatgtagggagtccaacactcatataaatattagcctatccattaagtacatgtattttctaaatggataccaagtttcaagttaatcgcaAGCATCGTTCAGTAgatataacggaacatccgtaaaaaccactagatttatatattagtatagatgtaattCCTTTACGGAAGTACATAAAACGCTCTTTTTAAAGAATGAGCAGTTAACGTTCGGGCTATGTGGTCGTTCCAGGGTAGGGCGATGTCTTCTTCAAACCTAGAGTCGAATGTGGAAACCGGTAACTTACAACTGATGAGCATGTACAGTAGTCTTCCGACGACAAAGGACAGGAGCGCCACCAGAGCGAAAGAGAATCCAATCGCGATCGGTTTATCGACCCTGCGGACCGCCCTCACTAGCACCATGCCTTGCATCAGGAACGATGCTCCTGAAAAGCAAAAGCCTAACTCAGTATTGTTATGCTGGTATGAGTGACGTCATCTGACGTCGTATAGCGCAAAAACAACTAGTACCATCGGGAATGTTCTGGAAAATTGTACATACAGTCGTGTCGGTCATAAAAGCGTTCTATTAGAAGGGAAATAATAACTTATGTATTCAAGAAAGCGAAAAATAAGTGAATTCCACCTCAAACctcgtaataatttaattgacttttaatttgtatttcggtGAGAGTTTTGTTAacttgtgtgcttagtgcgaattttttaacttttcgatcacgtaaaagttaactcgaatttgtatggagttggaacagcgcccctagcggcaaatgtagggAAGCACACTGAGAGCGTAGCAGTATGTCTGCACGTGGCGGATTCTTAGAGCATTTTTTTCACCCACTTCAATACCTTCGATTGACTTGACTATTTGCACACGCTTCAACTACCGATGATGATACAATAAACTAATATCTTCGCTTTATATTTTGTCTGCAGACACCAATTGGtacaacaaagtcaacaagatACGAAAAgaagatgaaattaatttttgatGCGATTTGTTgtttaagcgtgtttttttttatactgctTGCTCTATTTTACTGagtaaatgtgtggacgagctgatCACAATGTGCCGCCATCTTGATACATGAGGccgaagtttcaattgcatcGTTTAATGTCTGTTCCAGCTTGAAAACGCAATAGGGACAGCTTCGCAGCAGTTATAAGCAGGATGATGCTATCGACCTGGTTCCGATCGCCGATACGCCCTGCTAACATTAAAAATGTGAAATCTGTTTTTAGTTGAAATCTTCGGTTTAGTACAGCAGGTGGGGTGATCTTATGAAGCTTGGTATCGGTCGGATATGAGACAAAACAAGCAGCTAGTGAAACTAGGCCGGTAGAAGGGCCCGTGCTTGACTAGATTCACTATAATATGAAGATAGATTGCACCTTAGCTAGCTTATAGAGTTTCATTGAAGAATAATCCAATCATAATTGATGTTGTAAATCCGTTCTCAGTGAAAAAACTATCGATGTATATAACCGCGAGTGTATATAGtcggtaggcctcccacaagatggaccgacgatctatcgaggttcgcggggatccactggatgcaggcagcgcaggaccggtctttgtggcgaggcttgggggaggcctatgtccagcaatggACGCCCATGGGCTGATAAGTATATAGTCGAGGTGTGTCACCTAGTTGCAGTGGTAACATCCAAACAAGGACCAGAAAGAGGGTAGACAGATATGTCTGCTCCTAATGTTCTACCCGCACTATTCTGTAAATCTATGATGGCACTTGGAACAGCCGTAATATAGGAAGCTCATTAAATGTGCAAATCGTAGTAAGAAtctgttaaataataatgtctgcAACGCGGGTAGCCACTAAAGCTTAAAACAAATCAACCTAAAATGTTAGCCATATAAACACATATTGGAATCTTACCTGAGACTGCAAGTATAATAGTGTAGAATATCTGGTAGATACTGAAGGGCACGGAGCACGTGCTAAGGGCGCAGGCCCCGAGAGCCGCGCGTTGCGCCCCGCACGTGCAGTCCGCGTACAACctgcgcgaggcgaggcggACGGGTGACTGAAGAGCGCGTGTGTCGCGCGCCGCGTACACGGTCTATCCGTCTCTCTCTAACGCGCACGTTAGAAGAAGACAAAATCTCTAGTATAAGGTTAAGTTTCTAGAAcaagtattgttttttatttttcttaaggCGATACATCACTTCCATATAGACGAAGTGTCAGCATTAGAGtatagcccattgagtttctcgcggatcttctcagtgggtcgcgtttccgatccggtggtagattctgcgaagcacggctcttgctagggaaaGTGTTAACAACATCTcctgtttgagccccgagagctcacttacatgctagggtaaagctgaaatagcctctcaaggctatcagcataggaaggaaaagaaatagaagaaaaaaacattagagTATCATTTAAAGAAATAGATAGAAGGGATCCTCCCAAATATCCAACTCACGAGAACCCGTTAAGGTCTTCCACGGCCCGGCAGCCTGCGTGGCAGGGAGAGAAGTACGTCGTGAGCGTGTCCAGCCCACAGACCGGGCTGAACCCGTATCTAGCCGAGTTGCATCTGGAACACAAACGGGTCTCGGCTTCATAGATGTTTTAGTGAAAGTAAGGACAGTTTGAATTATCTTGGGCTGTGGGATGAGCcgctcggtgcattcgtatcgagcagtGCAATGTGTCGGTATTCGTGTGCCTCAGACGGATACcagttttttaatgaaatacatacctacttaataatatattcacgtatgacttccacggtgattaAATAACATCGTGGAATCAAAATCAAGTGCCATctttcaagatgagtggcgtTATTCACttagtgatgtctatgggcccccataaccacttaacactagagcAGCGTTTGCCAAAGTAGGCGATAACGTCTCCTTGtaggcgctgcaggcctaagtAGCGATAAGGAACCCAGAGgtaaaatgggggcgttgtatAAAGGCTTGAGaaacgatttgtaatttcatctaggaggactcttagacatcGACTGGGCTCTCGCTACactggtttttaagtaggtgaaaaatgGGGAAGCTAaagaataatttattctcaaagtgggcagtagacaaaataagtttgggaattCCTGCACTAGATGAACTAgttcattcatctaagcaaaaataaaataacattaaaggaATGATTACAGAGCCGTGTCACCCGTTAGGTCGTGTTGTGTAATCAATACGACCGGCTCTTGGCGCAATGAGTCAATGTCCCGACAATTACCCGCATTGCTGACTGCACTCTGGCTGAACGTATTCCTCGTCCAGCCCCGCGAGTGTGCCCGTGTCGCAGCCCAGGGAAGCCAGGACCACGAAGAATATGGCCACGAAGACAGCCACCACGCCGCCCACTCGAGCCGCCGTGTTGGCCTTCACGCCGTCAGGACGACGCGCTGAGAATCTCACCCTGAATATCTGGGGGTTTCGAGAGTTTGTACCTATAGCTGTTGCTTTCAGGAATAGGTAAAGGGCATATTAAATCGCAAGTTTTGTTCATTGCGTAATCAGATAaaagagctcacgacccactcGGCGCTAAGTAGCCACAAAAGCCCATAGACGCGAATAACGCCACTCATCTTGTCGTGAACATCTTGTCaattgtatttcattagaaaaattggtatctgcctgcgggattcgaacatggACATATTACGTTGCTCGATACGAGTGCACCAGCCATATTATCCTTTGCACCACGACtacttcagtgtgcttagtgcgagtttattaacgttctcgatagcgtaaaagttagctcatatttgtatggaataggatcgtttgcgtacgtttgccgctaggggcgctgttccaactgcatacaaaattgggttaacttttacgctatcgagaacgttaaaaaactcgcactaagcacacagaagtgAAAATGACAAGATTTTAAGCAGACTGCAGATCACGTGTATACAGAATGACCCAACCCGTGCCGACTTCTCCTAGCTGTGTctatattttgtattcatttaCCATAATGAAGAAAATGACGACCAGCGATCTGAAGAAGTCGCTCAAAAATCGTGAGGTCCTGAGATCCTGTCTGAGAGCCTCGACGTGGAAACGAGCCTGGAAATGTGAAAGCgaacaataaatattacaatgatTCAAGTTTTGCAGAAAAACACATTTAATATGACGTTTTAGGTTCATTCATTCAAAGGGAGaggttttttttgtagaaaTGACAAGCTTTGCTGTAGAATATTGGCAGTGGCAGAGGCATGACCAAGCCACTGCCTTATAAGCACTCCTCAAACCTCCTTTGAAAAATAATGCAACTCTTCGAAATCACTGAGTGGTCAATCATTGGCAGTGCTGAAAGAAGATATCTTGAAGCATACTGTGAATTATCCTTCTGGTTCTTGGTGATTTGAACTCTGATCCGGCGTTGTTAGTAGTacaatctcaatttttttttattgcttagatggctggacgatttcacagcccacctgatgttaagtggttactggagcccatagacatctacaacgtaaatgccccacccaccttgagatataagttctaacaaccgaaccgttcaaaccgaaacgcattactgcttcacggcagaaataggcaaggcggtggtacctacccgtccggactcacaagaggtcctaccactaaaaACTACCACTAAATGTATAAGAGCTTGTACCAGAACCGACTAAAAGCACGTACCTGAACGTATGCATGGTCGTATTCGACGTAGCAGAAGATTGCAGTAGTGAGTAGAGAGAGAGCCACAGACTGGATCACCACTATTCTATTGTTGATCACTCGATACAGGGACGGCAGGAAATCTAAGAAGGAAACAGAGTTCTGTCAGATCTTTAACGTTTTCAGATCCAGTAAATAAAGAGTATACCGATTgatgtttttattgccttagttaagggtaaaaaaaaaaaaaaaaaaaagttaagggtACCCGATCTACCTGTATCCACTGTGACTTCCTCCTCCTGCCACTGTGGCATCTTGGTCGGGAAGAACGTGAAGAGAATGGCGAACATCATCGTCAGCATCGACGCGGAGAGCTGGCCCTCCCACCAGTCGTCTCGTACTGAGCTCGGGCGGAACCAGTTGGTGCCGCTCAACCCGAGTGACAAACGAATCGATATGAGAATACCTGAAGAAAAGACGcagatcaaatcaaataaaatcaaactttattagCTAAAACACGGCTTACAAAATTgttgatagttattttatagaacagcgtGTTTCTACCAGGTCGGCgcgaaaatattattcaaaatgatttacattaaatgcagtcagtaaatatgtatattaattaattaaaatatcaaacaacaaaataaattaattgaataagaattagTCATTTATgtcatactagcgacccgccctcgcttcgcttcggaaacattaaaatacacatgaaacaaaaaaaaaaaaaaagtagcctatgttcatcagggacaatgtcggcttctaatggaaaaagaatttttcaaatcggtccagtagtttcggagcctattcgaaacaaacaaacaaacaaatctttcctctttataatattagtatagaaaacgaaaacaaagaacagaaagaagcgaatttaaaattaacataatgatttatcatttaaaaaatcgctaactgtataataacatcttaaggttaataattttttcaagttctttttaaatattattatatttaaaaataacatatttatatttatatataaattttttaaagcaTCAGGtagcttattatatattttcggtGCCATACACACattgatatataaaaatacatcaaTGCATACACAATATACTTTTTTGCAGAAGAGTTGACTTAGCACATTATTTATGACAATTTATGACACAAATgctattaaagttttatttaaaattcttaatttaagTTGGCATATTCGAATCATTTGGATACGTATCGCGACGTCCAGCAGAGTCTAACGAGAAACCTGTTGTTCAGGATAGGGTCAATAGTAAAAAATCTTGTGGACGAAGCCCCATGCGCTTGACTGATCAGGTGAAGGACCCTActaaaccccacttaacgagtgcgtgcgccaacCTTCAATTCGTAAACTGTGgagaacatctgtcaaggctttaataaacaagaattccacatgaccacgactgctctgccaagagtaaccgactatgatgatgacgTTTCGAACAATTCCATTTACTTTTCTAAATTGTCTGGCAAACCCACCATAGAAGTAAGGGCCGTTGGTCGGGTCATGGTCGTCTAAGTAGGTTAATCCGTGCGCCCAGATGCTGACCTTCGTGAGGGCACATAGCAGCGCCGTCAGTACCAGAATCCCGGTGCGAGGTGTCACGTTCTCGTCTCTAGGGTTTATGGATCGAAAGGCCGGTTCACCCCCGCATAGTTCTGTAAGCGATTGATGCTTAAAGTGGgatgtcattattatttaatcatttttcgGCATATTCACCAATGGCTCAAAAGCTGTGTTCGTATATCTGGCCAGAAGTGTCAAAACTGCATTGGTAAATTTTGTGAGTTTAAATTCCACAAATAGCTAtactagtacttttttttttttagactcTTTCTTACGTTAGCTTTGTTCATTTGTAAATAACTTAATCTGGCAACCTTTCTTATCGGCTTCAATTCGCGTGCTTAAAAAAAACGTCTTTAAAATCGGTGTTCATCGATTTTAAAGACGTTATCATATCAAAGTACATGTAGTGCTAGTTCGGTTTGCAATTAAACCACTAAGCatgttttttcagtttttaaacTTCATTAGTATGTATTTGGGGGTTTATCTATGCTCTTAAAAAATTGTGTGCATGGTAATCCGCGAAACCGATCGAATTCGAAGATATA
Proteins encoded in this window:
- the LOC101744836 gene encoding UTP--glucose-1-phosphate uridylyltransferase isoform X2, which codes for MKPETNDSDKKIRSHQRTPSGSRDFKEATKRDALARLEVELEKLISTAPETRRPQLEKEFKGFKTLFSRFLAEQGPSVTWEKIEKLPEGAVIDYNSLSTPTTDNVHHMLDKLVVVKLNGGLGTSMGCKGPKSVIQVRNDLTFLDLTVQQIEHLNKTYKCNVPLVLMNSFNTDEDTQKVIRKYKGLKLDIHTFNQSCHPRINRESLLPIAQNGDVQDDIESWYPPGHGDFYESFHNSGLLQKFINEGRTYCFISNIDNLGATVDLNILSLLLNPDPLRPVPEFVMEVTDKTRADVKGGTLIQYEDKLRLLEIAQVPKERVDDFKSVSQFKFFNTNNLWAKLDAVQRVVDQGSLNMEIIVNNKHLSDGINVIQLETAVGAAMKCFEGGIGVNVPRSRFLPVKKTSDLLLVMSNLYSLSHGSLVMSSQRMFASTPLVKLGDNHFAKVKEYLNRFATIPDLIELDHLTVSGDVTFGRGVSLKGTVIIIANHGDRIDIPSGAILENKIVSGNLRILDH
- the LOC101744836 gene encoding UTP--glucose-1-phosphate uridylyltransferase isoform X4 — its product is MDVINRIRSHQRTPSGSRDFKEATKRDALARLEVELEKLISTAPETRRPQLEKEFKGFKTLFSRFLAEQGPSVTWEKIEKLPEGAVIDYNSLSTPTTDNVHHMLDKLVVVKLNGGLGTSMGCKGPKSVIQVRNDLTFLDLTVQQIEHLNKTYKCNVPLVLMNSFNTDEDTQKVIRKYKGLKLDIHTFNQSCHPRINRESLLPIAQNGDVQDDIESWYPPGHGDFYESFHNSGLLQKFINEGRTYCFISNIDNLGATVDLNILSLLLNPDPLRPVPEFVMEVTDKTRADVKGGTLIQYEDKLRLLEIAQVPKERVDDFKSVSQFKFFNTNNLWAKLDAVQRVVDQGSLNMEIIVNNKHLSDGINVIQLETAVGAAMKCFEGGIGVNVPRSRFLPVKKTSDLLLVMSNLYSLSHGSLVMSSQRMFASTPLVKLGDNHFAKVKEYLNRFATIPDLIELDHLTVSGDVTFGRGVSLKGTVIIIANHGDRIDIPSGAILENKIVSGNLRILDH
- the LOC101744836 gene encoding UTP--glucose-1-phosphate uridylyltransferase isoform X3, which translates into the protein MENKGQLFKSWIRSHQRTPSGSRDFKEATKRDALARLEVELEKLISTAPETRRPQLEKEFKGFKTLFSRFLAEQGPSVTWEKIEKLPEGAVIDYNSLSTPTTDNVHHMLDKLVVVKLNGGLGTSMGCKGPKSVIQVRNDLTFLDLTVQQIEHLNKTYKCNVPLVLMNSFNTDEDTQKVIRKYKGLKLDIHTFNQSCHPRINRESLLPIAQNGDVQDDIESWYPPGHGDFYESFHNSGLLQKFINEGRTYCFISNIDNLGATVDLNILSLLLNPDPLRPVPEFVMEVTDKTRADVKGGTLIQYEDKLRLLEIAQVPKERVDDFKSVSQFKFFNTNNLWAKLDAVQRVVDQGSLNMEIIVNNKHLSDGINVIQLETAVGAAMKCFEGGIGVNVPRSRFLPVKKTSDLLLVMSNLYSLSHGSLVMSSQRMFASTPLVKLGDNHFAKVKEYLNRFATIPDLIELDHLTVSGDVTFGRGVSLKGTVIIIANHGDRIDIPSGAILENKIVSGNLRILDH
- the LOC101744836 gene encoding UTP--glucose-1-phosphate uridylyltransferase isoform X1: MKPETNDSDKKADGSRLKPAIRSHQRTPSGSRDFKEATKRDALARLEVELEKLISTAPETRRPQLEKEFKGFKTLFSRFLAEQGPSVTWEKIEKLPEGAVIDYNSLSTPTTDNVHHMLDKLVVVKLNGGLGTSMGCKGPKSVIQVRNDLTFLDLTVQQIEHLNKTYKCNVPLVLMNSFNTDEDTQKVIRKYKGLKLDIHTFNQSCHPRINRESLLPIAQNGDVQDDIESWYPPGHGDFYESFHNSGLLQKFINEGRTYCFISNIDNLGATVDLNILSLLLNPDPLRPVPEFVMEVTDKTRADVKGGTLIQYEDKLRLLEIAQVPKERVDDFKSVSQFKFFNTNNLWAKLDAVQRVVDQGSLNMEIIVNNKHLSDGINVIQLETAVGAAMKCFEGGIGVNVPRSRFLPVKKTSDLLLVMSNLYSLSHGSLVMSSQRMFASTPLVKLGDNHFAKVKEYLNRFATIPDLIELDHLTVSGDVTFGRGVSLKGTVIIIANHGDRIDIPSGAILENKIVSGNLRILDH